DNA from Magnetococcales bacterium:
TCTCGAACGGATTTCCCAGCAACCGTTCGGCCATGGCAAAATCGCCAGACTGGACAAACTCCCGAACCCGGGTGGAAGAGACGGTGATGCCTTCGATTTGACAGGCCTCCTGACGATGCACCCCGAAACCGTACCGGTTGCCCAGATCCTGGAGCAGGGCGAAGGTTCCCTTTCCCCCGGCACCAAACCGGAAATTGAACCCCACCAGCACCTCGCGTGCCTGGAGAGCCTCCACCAGAAAACGATCCACAAAGTGATCCGGCCTGAGAGCCGCCACTTCGGGAGTGAACCGGACCACAAACATGCCATCCACACCATGCTGCCCCATGCGTCTGGCCTTGCCACGCAAGCCGGTGATGCGCGGCGGCGCACCCGCCGGAAACAACAGACGCTTCGGATGCGGCTCGAATGTTATGGCAACGGCCTTGGCGTCATGGTGCCGCGCCAATTCCCGCAAGGTCAGAAAAACCGCATGGTGTCCCAGATGAACCCCGTCAAAATTGCCGATGGTGACCACCGCACCCCGAAAATCTTCCGGAAGATTTTGTATACCACGCATGATTTGCATACAGGATTCGTGCCGACCTCACTGACCAA
Protein-coding regions in this window:
- the ribF gene encoding riboflavin biosynthesis protein RibF encodes the protein MQIMRGIQNLPEDFRGAVVTIGNFDGVHLGHHAVFLTLRELARHHDAKAVAITFEPHPKRLLFPAGAPPRITGLRGKARRMGQHGVDGMFVVRFTPEVAALRPDHFVDRFLVEALQAREVLVGFNFRFGAGGKGTFALLQDLGNRYGFGVHRQEACQIEGITVSSTRVREFVQSGDFAMAERLLGNPFEIEGRVVHGRSRGRGLGFPTANFRLDGLLHPPPGVYVVEALVNGVWLAAVANLGDNPTFGGEGLRLEVHMLVPCGDLYRQVLRIRFRKRLRDEIHFPDPGALRARITRDVAEARAWFTDHSC